Below is a window of Humulus lupulus chromosome 2, drHumLupu1.1, whole genome shotgun sequence DNA.
AGTTCAGGgaatcattgagattattaaaaggttagagcttggaggctcacttttcaaagtaaatggaaaagttttactgaattggaaaacaggaatatggagttccaagtagaagattgtatcctCCTTAGGATATCACCAAGGATAAAGGGGTGAAGAGCTAGTTGGACCCCAGAGTATTAAGAGTGTTTGGATCCGGGAAAGGATcaatgaggttgtttttaagttgatAATAGTTTTGGCACTGTTAGCTGTGCGCGGTGTATTTTGtactccatgttgaggacatgggttggagaaactcatgtgttgattTATGGGAATCTATAGTTGAAGATTGAGTTATTCCATGTGGAATGACCAGTTCAGTTAAGAAGTAGAAAGAATATGGTTTTGAGGAATATGATTGTACCTTGAATTAAGGTAACGTTCTAGAAATAGTATGGTCAAGGAATGACCTGGgtaactggaatcagttgtgcgaaatttatattccgggcagtacagataaaattttgaggatgaaatttctgtaaggaggggatagttgtaacgacccaaatttcctaataaggtttaggaccttgattaggaggctgggagggaaataattgatttattgtgctattatatgattatatgcatgattatgtgggtcatattattatatgatgataaaggcatgcatggggatatatactctgttgtgagggtattttggtaatttggctcgttgagagcgtaattgcatatttgtgtgtatattggtaggctaatgtttagaccacattattatgtagatatgtttgtagcttgtgactcgaggcgatcctaacaagccgtttatcgggaaagtcacaacggagatTTAAacctggcttggggtgagcctggaGATGTATCtgagaatttggagaatatatcgGAAATTATCTGATAATAAGGAAAAATAGTTGGTGAATAATTAAATGATGGGAactaagtggtaaatatttaggacacttgaggaattagtgggaattgggaggaATGACTAAAGTGCCCTTAGGATGTTTAAAAGCTtggtttaattgggagggcaatatggtcatttgactatAAGGGATAAGTAACATCTTCCTATATTCCTTAGTGGAATTGTTAGAAAgtgtgagaagctgaaggaaagggaaagaaggaaagaaagaggaaaaaacAAGCACTTTTCTTCTCCATTCGGTTTGTTCTCTTCCTCATCATTTcctgtgagttttggagctgggaTTTTAGAGAAAGTTCGGACTGCAGTTTGGGGCtagagaccttggtgaagctaaggAGTTATCAGGGATTGgttactcaattgaggtaaggtttaaagggtTCTGTTGAGTTTTCTGAATTTTGCTAGAATAGATTTCTAACTTGAGGCTTTGGATGGAACTTAAGGGAATTGAGCTTTGGGGATTGAGGAGCTAAGGACTGGAGTGATATTAGAGACAACCTAAGCTGGGCTCTCCATAAAAGGTAAGGAATTCTGGGTTTTGTCATCTTGAATTGCTTGGTAGTTGCCGGTTTTtagatgagttcttgagtttttgagTTCAATGTTTGTCTTCTTAGCTTGATGAtccatgtggctaagttttgggtTGTTGGGCTATTTGGGATGAGATATAAGTGACGGtggactcaatttggtgtgtagttgaggtttggaaggggtccaaggggttttggttcgaggaaaatcgaagaagggaaaaacagagtgttgttggtctgtgactagcgctagcttTTGGGCaatacagcgctaggcttgggcttTTTGGGCACTTTTGGTTCTttttgtagcgctaccctgtttccataaaggggtttttgagttattccTTAGGGTTTTTGtccaggggctcggggtttgattctaccaccctgtttggtagaattagggctTCCCAGGGATTtgagattggtcccgaggataGATTTCGGAAtagaagtttggtgatgattctgatctatggctgtgactaggttcgcgctaaggttcagacgggatcgtgtttgaggatcaaattgaacgaTCTAGCAAAatataaaggtaagaaaactgcacccgattatgtggttaggttgggacaaagtgttccctatatttgtatgcattattatgtgattttgaAGGGAcaaagagctccctatatctgtatgatgtcatagattgtattatgccatgggacataagataaacgacctaagggtgtcgtaaataatatttgcgcacatggcgcggctcagacactggtagccgaggacagcttattaatcactgagcttggttaagctagCCAGAGTCAATGtgtattacactgggggcagcctaagtgagccaaagacaatgggttaaatagagggagtagcctaagggtgccgaccctaaATGTTGTGTAATGATTGAGATAAACTGCTGATTTGTCATATGATTTGCAATCTGAtagatatgatatgttgattatctggatgataaATTGTTAGTTTGTCGATTGTTATCATTGAATAGGTAAATGTTAAGAATTGCtgaattcttgattatgtgtTGTGGAATATCTGGTTATTGATATCGGTCAtgctatgttattatgttttcttgatgggcctcggctcatgggtgctacgtggtgcaggtaaaggcaagggcatgcagattcaaccatgagttggagagctctgggggcgaggtatACATTTTCAGctactcggccaccacggtcgagggactGTACAGGGACGGGAACCTAAAATGCGTATTTTTCCATTAATGTGGCCTGAGTTGTTTATAACTTCTCATATTTTGTAAAATATGTCATCCAAACCCTGTTTAGAGAGTCTCTGTATTAAACTTTCATTTTTAACGAAAATAActtatttataaccaaaatattttattccTAATCAGTTGGAGACTTTATATTCACAGTTTGttcaaatggcttgattagcaagtcttgcactatttcaaacacacgatgtaacggtcttggttacccagggcattacagcgGTCCACATCAACTCAAGAGCTAGAGAGGTTCTTTGAATTTCCTAAGCACTGTGGCGCGTATTCAGTGAATTGAAGGCCTTGGCTCTCTGTTTTTGGGTGTGTCGCAGTGCTAGGCCGATTTCACGAAGCCtgtcattttttttcatttttagggCTTAGGCCCAGGGGCTTGGGGAGACGATTGCACCActctgtttggtggaattggaggtcccaatAGCATAGGATTGTTTCTGGGGGTTCGTTTATAAAATCAATTTATAACGAGGATGTTAtttatgggttgtgactaggttacctcTAGGACTCGGGAGAGGATCGTTCCTGGGAGTTGTGCTTGCTTGTTTacgcttggaccaaaggtaagaaaactgcacctggttacaATTAGGGTTTGGGCCCCTGGGAATGACCATgtctataattatgcatgtgattaCTTGATTAGGTATGCTTGAATACATTATATCTGATTGCTTGTTAAGTAAACTGTATTTCTGATTAGACCTAATTTGGAAGCTCAGCCTAAGAGCCGAGGTCAATAATAAAAGTGTAGAATGCAGGTCGTTTGGCTAGGGCcacctgggagtgcaacatgcacatGTCTCACATGTATGCCACCTAAATAAATAGAAGTGCGGTCTGCACTTGTGTGACTCAATGGTTATTTAAATTGGACTATGTTTTTGCTTGAGTAAGGTTAATATTACTAAGATGTTTTTTTATACTTTGTtgcttatttgaatttttttatttaagttttcttgctgagtcttggctcacgtgtgctatgtggtgcagggaaAGGATATGGAAAATGGTACCACCTATgacttggagagctttaggggggGCGTGTACATATGTTGCTACTCGACTGCCATGGTCGAGGATTCAAAGAAGGACTAaagtcaaaccctaattttgccacttaggtcgactTGTGTTGTAACTACCCTTTGGAGTTGTAAAtgacttttaaaataattattttggggatcccatgagcaaacttaaactttttaatgaaattaaCTATTCCTATGCTAAAAAAATTTAAACCCTAATCCGTTAATTACTATTAGTTACACGTtcatgtccaaatgacttgattagcatgtctagcactatttaaaatacacactgtaatggtcttggctatccagggtgttacacttcCTTCTTATTCTCACTACTTCATCCTTTGGGAACGTTCTTGTAACACCTGCTCCATGTCTTTACATCAAATCATTTGCCACGTAAGGTTCATGTCACCATCTACCAATTCTAGCAGTAATTCATCCTCAAAGTTCACCTAAATCGTACCAGAAACAACTCTTACCTATCCAATTACATATCTTATAATTGAATATCTAGATTATTGTTTGACTAAGTaacataaatatcataaaattacaTGTTCATTTATGAGAGTATGTTCTTGTATGAGTACAAGATGATTAAAATCATaaagaatgaataaaatagtcaacaatatattaaagtaaggaatctttaataaaTGGTTCCTAGTATGCTTTGCTAAGCATTATTTGAATGCATGATAAGTATTAGGTCATATATTTTTAATTCTCTTAAGCTTAAATATTgttattttgagtgtttttaattgttttaattttatttttggtgaTTTGTGATTTTTAGGCTACAAGGAATTTTTAAGAGTTAAAATACCcatttattatcattaaaaatagattgagttttaattaatattttcatgaatttatttgattgattttTAATTTGGAAATATTTATGTTTATCAGACCATTGTTCTTGTATTATTAAATCTGAGGCTGTTGTTAACCAAGGTCTTACGCCATTCAGATTTTTTAACCTGTGGACTGAGCATGACAGGTTTCCAGCTGTGGTGCTTCAGAACTAGAGAAGGCCTTGTAAGGGAAAGGGGTTGGGGAAAATAGTTCAGAAACTGGGTAGACTTCAACAAGTCTTACGTCATTTTAATAAGTGTACTGTGGGTGATGTTGTTCAGAACTACACTAATGCTAAGGAAAAGTTCCAAGATGCTAATTTGACTCTCCAAAGGGACCCGCACTCAACAGAGTTACAAAACAAGGAGAGGATTGCGGGGGAGTTATTTGCTAAGCATGCTAAAACTTATGACAGCTTTCTTAGACAGAAAAGTAAAGTGAATTGGCTTCGCCATGGTGATGACAATACATCATATTTTCATGCGTGCCTAAAACAACGAAGGGCCTCTAATCGGATAACTTCTTTTATCAATGATTCTGGTCAGTTGGTAGAGAGGTTTAAGGATGTGGTAGACCATTTTGTGAGCCACTTTCAAAAGATAATGGGGAGTCTGAGTAGTGCTACAATGCCCATTCAGGATTCTTGTTTCAGCTTGGGTCATAGACTAACCGTAGACCAGCAAATTGGTCTAATAAAGCAATTTACTAGGAAGGAGGTGGAAGATGCTTTGTTTAGTATTAATGCAATTAAAAGTCCGGGTCCAGATGGGTATGGCTCGGGTTTCTTTAAAGCCATGTGGAAGGATTTGGGTGCGGAAGTTTCAGTggcaattctagatttctttgagAAGGGTATTCTGCCGAAAGAGCTAAATATGGCAACCATTACTTTGATTCCTAAGGTTGATACCCCTACCAAAGCAGTAGATTTTCGTCACATAGCTTGTTGCAATACCATTTACAAATGCATATCTAAGATGCCTTGTGGTAGATTGTCGACAGTCCTCCCTAGTCTTATTAGCCAAAATCAAGGAGCATTCGTGCAAAAGAGGTTGTTAGCGCATAATATTATGATTCTTCAGGATATTATCAAAGGTTATAATAGGAAAAATATCTCTCCTAGATGTGTTCTGAAGATAGACCTGAGTAAAGCATATGACATGCTTGATTGGAAATTTTTAGAAACTATTCTCTCTACCCTTTGTTATCCGAAAAGGTTCATCAATTGGGTGATGACTTGTTTAAGGGATCCTACTTATTTGATTTTACTGAATGGTAAGATTCTAGGGGGTTTTAAAGGTAAAAAGGGATTGAGACAAGGAGACCCTATCTCTCCATTATTGCTTGTCCTAGTGATGGAATTTCTCACTAGGCTTAGCAGCCCTTAAAAAGGAGTTCCGGTTTCACCCAAAGTGTAAAAATCTGAAGCTTATTAACTTGTGTTTTGCGGATGACCTGGTCATTTTTTGCAAGGGTGAGAATAAGTCAGTTATTAAGGACTGTTTCAATGCATTTAGCTCGGCTTCTGGTCTATCAGCCAACATGGAAAAGTCACAGGTGTACTTTGGGGGCTTGGCTGACAGTGAGATGAAAAAGCTGCTGCATAAAATTCAGTTTAATGAGGGGTGCTTCCCTCTCAGATATCTGGGAGTGCCTATTCGCACCACTAAATGGAAGGCAGGAGATTGCGCTTTGATTATTAAAAAGATTCAACTGAAACTTCACAATTGGTCAAGTCGTCACCTATCATTTGCAGGAAGGGCCCAGCTGATTAATTCTGTTCTTCTTAGCATTAGGACGTTCTGGATGAGCATCTTCATTCTTCCCAAGAGTGTTCTAATGGaaatagaccagctttgtagaaaCTTTCTTTGGGGGCGTAAAGACAATAGTAGCAATCGATGCAAAATGCATTTTACATTGTGGGATCAAGTTTGCCAGCCTAAATGCATGGGGGGTCTTGGTTTTAAGCATGGGGTTACTTGGAACATAGTTCTTCTTGCTAAATTTGTGTGGGCTGTTTCTTCTAAGCAAGACATATTGTGGGTGAAATGGATTGACTCCATTTACCTTAAGGGGCAGGATTTTTGGAGCCATAAAGTCCAGCAGGATGCGAGTTGGTATTGGAAGAAGATAGCTAATATGAGAGATATTTTTTCTTCTCAGAGTTTGGACGAAGCAATCAGAAACAATAAGATTAGTGTGCGAGTTCTCTATAACAGGTTGCTGAATACTAGAAAGGTTTATTTTGCTAATGTGGTTTGGTGTTCCCTAGCAGTGCCTAAACATAGATTTATCTTTTGGCAAGCTGCTCTTGGTCACCTGCTCACTAGAGACAAGTTACAGATGTGCCATTTGCATTTAACTTCTGCTATGTGTCCGGTTTGTGAAGAGTTTCAGGAGTCCCATTCACATTTGTTTTTTGCTTGTTCTTTCTCTCATCAACTGAGAACCAGATTGGAGAGCTGGCTGGGAAAAGATGCTTGGCTGAGTAGGTATGATGACTGGCATTCGTGGATGATGGGCAAGCCTAAGGGTCTATTGCAAAGATTTGCTGCTGCATCATTGGCAGCTGTTGTTTATCTGATATGGAGAAATAGGAACAAGTGTTTGTTTGAGTTAAGCTCTTGGTCTATTGACTACGTTATTCAACAGATTAGATGTTATGTAAAGGTTAGGCTTACTAGGATTCCTAAGATAAAAATCAATCATTGGGATATAGCTGTGTTTGATTACCTGATGCATTTGTAATGTTGTTGGCTAGCCGGTCTGGCTTGGTCTGATGTATTGGTGTGTTGATTGTTTTTCTAATATACTCCacttttcatcaaaaaaaaaaatttatgtttaatttgatttattttggtTTATATGAAAGTGTGGTACTTTTGTAGAGAAATGAGATAAATTGTCAAAAGAATATAAAGAAGCCCAAAGTTTGTGTAACGCCCCGCATTTCGGGCACCTACTAGTAACCAATTTGAGCCGGTGAAAACTTATATGAATATTATATTGATTAATAATACAGGATTGAGAAGCCAAAAATCATGTTGTCTATGATAGCCATTAAGTGTGGTGTGTGATTGTAGCCAAATTAGAAATTTCAGTTTCGAACTGACGCGAATAATACGAACAGGGTAAAATCTTAGATAACATTATGATAAATAATTATGGCAAAAATAATATGGGCATAAAATTAATTGGAAATTTATATTAAAGTCAAAAGTTTaacttttgtgagaaaaaaatCTCTAGAAatgttttttttgtgaaaaatacaaattttagcaGAAAATGAGAatttggttaattaaataatttttgaaGTGCAAATATTGGAGTGCGACCACTTAAATTAAACAACAAGGTCTATTTAATTTATTTAGCCTAGATTAAAATTTCAATTTGGAAACGTAAGAAAAAAATTACCACAATAGTAACTTTTTGAAAAAATTACCATTAGACAAAGATTAATTAATAAGCTTAAGTTAGATtaatttggaaattaattaatgGGTAAGGGGGATTAAAAGGGGTGGAAGATAAGAGAGAGTTTTATGGTCATTTTACATGTTTTTAGAGTTGTTTCTCTCTCAAGGAATTCATTTTCTCTCaacttctcttccttctctctagcTTGACTAAGTACCCCATGTGCTTTTCTCTGAATTTTTCAATAATTCCCGCATAAATATTCATACCTCATTGTAGCGCACCAtatttgtaacaccctggatagccaagaccgctacactgtgtgtttataaaagtacaagacttgctaatcaagtcatttagttcaaaATGTGTTACTAATCAAATCCGTCCccgataccgaagcaaaccaatcTCGGAAATAGAAttgtccttagctactcccgctaagaaattctctctaacctctcgtAATTGAGCATCTACCAATTGCCCTTCtatgatccgctctagcagggtcgactgcagagtaatattggccaactggcctaccaccaattctatccctgctctgaccatctcattagctaattctctcgagatttgggtggaactgtataactgacctgggcctctccggcttagtgcatctgccactacattggctttccctggatggtaaagaatatcacaatcataatctttcattaactccagccaacgtctctgtctcatgtttaggtctttttgtgtaaagaaatactttagactcttatggtcagtgtatacctcgcacttctccccatacaagtaatgtcacaaaatctttagtgcgaataccatcgctgctaactccaaatcatgagtaggataccgctgctcatactccttcagctgtcgtgatgcataagctataaccttttcattatgcatcaacacacagcctaaacccaacctcgatgcatcgcaatagaaaacaaacttcccttcccccgaaggaagagccaacacaggcgcagaaataagtcgccgcttcagctcttggaaattgtcctcacacttgtctgaccagataaacttcaaattcttccgtgtcaattctgtcttcggtgccgctatcttcgagaagccttccataaaccgtctataataacctgctagaccaagaaaactccacacctctgaggcgttccttgacctcggccaatccctaactgcctctaccttagatggttccaccttaatcccatctgcaccctcgatatgtccaaggaatgtcacttctggtagccaaaattcacatttcttaaacttggcgtacaattgatgctccctcaacctctgaagaacctgtcaaagatgaagctcgtgctctgcctctgaattggagtacactaagatgtcgtcgatgaagacaataataaACTGATCTAGAAAGTCTTTGAACACCtagttcattaggtccatgaaggctgctagggcattggtcaaaccaaactacatgaccagaaactcatagtgcctgtACCTCGTTCCAAAGgttgtcttcggtatgtccttgtccttgatcctcagctggtgataaccagatcgaagatcaatctttgagaacaccgtctttccctgcagctgatcaaacaagtcatcaatccttggtagggggtacttattcttgatggtcaacttgttcaattccatatagtctatgcacattctcaaagtcccgtccttcttcttcacaaatagaactggagcaccccacgacgAGTAACTAGGCCTAATGAACTCCAAATCCaaaagctcctgcaactgtattttcaattctttcagttccaccggtgccatcctatatggtgccctcgacactggctctatccctagTGCTagctcaatgacaaactgaatctctctacgcggcggcaaccccgggaagtcctcagggaacacatccaagaacttgcaaaccaatctggtctttTTTGGTCCTACTagcgaaaccctggtggtatccaccacgctagccagaaaacctatacatcctccttgtAGCAGATCTCTAGCTCTCAGcaccgatatcctgggtacgcgggatccatgcactgctcccacaaagacaaagggatcctcgccctctggctcaaaggtcaccatcttctttctgcagtcaatggtagctccatatctaaccagccaatccatacccaaaatcatatcaaagtcctccatactcaactcaatcaaatctactgattaCTCTCTACCGTCAACTAtcattggcagtgctctaatccacctcctagatactaccagttcccctataggcaatatagtcccaaatcctgaagtataatactcactaggtctacatagtctatcaatcaccttactagaaacaaacgaatgtgtagtaccacagtctatcaatacagtaaaaggagagctagcgctagaaagctgacctgtcactactgaggggctagcctcgacctctgtctacgtcaaagtgaacactcgagctagagtcaagctgtccacctt
It encodes the following:
- the LOC133814842 gene encoding uncharacterized protein LOC133814842; amino-acid sequence: MGVANPILGNMRRTNWDRVAVLGICGRRMSKVKGGSVYKLPIKTGKTGIFYSFRAQDHCSCIIKSEAVVNQGLTPFRFFNLWTEHDRFPAVNYTNAKEKFQDANLTLQRDPHSTELQNKERIAGELFAKHAKTYDSFLRQKSKVNWLRHGDDNTSYFHACLKQRRASNRITSFINDSGQLVERFKDVVDHFVSHFQKIMGSLSSATMPIQDSCFSLGHRLTVDQQIGLIKQFTRKEVEDALFSINAIKSPGPDGYGSGFFKAMWKDLGAEVSVAILDFFEKGILPKELNMATITLIPKVDTPTKAVDFRHIACCNTIYKCISKMPCGRLSTVLPSLISQNQGAFVQKRLLAHNIMILQDIIKGYNRKNISPRCVLKIDLSKAYDMLDWKFLETILSTLCYPKRFINWVMTCLRDPTYLILLNGLAALKKEFRFHPKCKNLKLINLCFADDLVIFCKGENKSVIKDCFNAFSSASGLSANMEKSQVYFGGLADSEMKKLLHKIQFNEGCFPLRYLGVPIRTTKWKAGDCALIIKKIQLKLHNWSSRHLSFAGRAQLINSVLLSIRTFWMSIFILPKSVLMEIDQLCRNFLWGRKDNSSNRCKMHFTLWDQVCQPKCMGGLGFKHGVTWNIVLLAKFVWAVSSKQDILWVKWIDSIYLKGQDFWSHKVQQDASWYWKKIANMRDIFSSQSLDEAIRNNKISVRVLYNRLLNTRKVYFANVVWCSLAVPKHRFIFWQAALGHLLTRDKLQMCHLHLTSAMCPVCEEFQESHSHLFFACSFSHQLRTRLESWLGKDAWLSRYDDWHSWMMGKPKGLLQRFAAASLAAVVYLIWRNRNKCLFELSSWSIDYVIQQIRCYVKVRLTRIPKIKINHWDIAVFDYLMHL